A genomic segment from Myxocyprinus asiaticus isolate MX2 ecotype Aquarium Trade chromosome 36, UBuf_Myxa_2, whole genome shotgun sequence encodes:
- the LOC127426988 gene encoding zinc finger protein 438-like, which yields MKTQEPRSSPLKSHTQSDARPQSQMKGLQFRSIAPKAPAMVPSPAVLSCQPPSALPEASTAVSPKSILVPARNYALMQVAGQEGTFSLVALPQTQQQQSIQKNLKLPIPRYQPVRSRGAPEKASCKTPSPAKVSATTQVRSSALTEQSPDPSSEKLVMIDTASSEIFVAPLLPGSQTDRTVEQKSNGGPLNNLHYPSGASKTTLVAPVNNISPVKTPIESPASAGGAITVLSPTIFSKAVQIIPSPPKGKLPILPYAKVKNSLLAPSCLSSTQLSERQTVSGAKPPDSKAKTTDNKVRIESQDPNTQLKKPQGKRRGRKRKTMEDILAFEARKKRSLSFFRRRVPEKPPTSVSSASQEKLLDLSKKYRSIRPKPVLVMEATVPQLVPLPSLSTPEYSDQELSVGKQISEKRSSATQSSQANDQMPVIDGEGGGALVYVESRPLHRCPTCSRCFQFKHHLQSHMNSHSNLRPYVCPVCRKAYAHSGSLSTHMKLHHAESRPRKSLCCEFCEKSFGYVGVYFSHLREVHRVILTVEPSISQHEENMPIEISPEADEQASEHVDPVELQIKCGRCQAITPTFADMKLHLLYVHGEEVQVRLREGASCRGREAEDELVKHAAHYWRQLNEKRNLVHCGTCDEEFISFSKFKRHLHSHHQGARESREVEEEGFVGKDDHVLKGLSKALMLRVGSHFNCILCSKVFNKKQEVMEHWGAQHNCENPTLLWDVLDFKGKNMPNDGPN from the exons ATGAAAACCCAAGAGCCCCGTTCCAGCCCTCTGAAATCACATACACAGA GTGATGCACGGCCCCAGTCCCAGATGAAGGGTCTCCAGTTTCGCAGCATTGCCCCCAAAGCCCCTGCAATGGTTCCATCACCTGCAGTCCTGTCCTGCCAGCCTCCCTCAGCCCTTCCAGAAGCATCCACGGCTGTCAGCCCCAAATCCATCCTCGTTCCTGCCCGGAACTACGCCCTCATGCAAGTGGCTGGACAAGAGGGGACCTTCTCATTAGTGGCCTTACCTCAGACACAACAGCAACAGTCAATCCAGAAGAACCTTAAGCTGCCTATTCCAAGATACCAACCTGTGAGAAGCAGGGGCGCTCCAGAGAAAGCCAGTTGCAAGACACCGAGTCCAGCCAAGGTTTCGGCCACAACACAGGTTCGATCATCTGCTTTAACAGAGCAGAGTCCAGACCCATCATCTGAGAAGCTTGTTATGATTGACACTGCTTCATCTGAGATCTTTGTTGCACCCTTGCTACCAGGTTCACAGACAGATCGAACAGTGGAACAAAAGAGTAATGGAGGTCCACTCAACAACCTACACTACCCTTCTGGAGCCTCCAAAACCACGCTTGTTGCCCCTGTCAATAATATCTCACCGGTTAAAACCCCAATTGAGAGTCCAGCCTCAGCTGGCGGTGCCATCACAGTTCTCTCTCCCACTATCTTCAGCAAAGCTGTTCAGATCATTCCATCTCCACCCAAGGGAAAGCTGCCCATCCTACCCTATGCCAAAGTGAAAAACTCCCTCCTGGCACCATCCTGCCTTTCCAGCACCCAGCTCTCAGAGAGGCAGACTGTAAGTGGAGCCAAACCTCCAGACAGCAAAGCCAAGACCACAGACAACAAAGTTAGAATTGAAAGCCAAGACCCTAACACCCAGTTGAAGAAGCCTCAAGGCAAAAGGCGAGGGAGGAAGAGGAAAACCATGGAGGATATTCTGGCCTTCGAGGCCCGAAAGAAGAGATCCTTGTCATTTTTCAGAAGGAGAGTACCTGAGAAACCTCCAACTAGTGTGAGTTCTGCCTCCCAGGAGAAGTTGCTTGACCTATCAAAAAAATATCGAAGTATTCGTCCCAAGCCAGTACTGGTAATGGAAGCCACTGTTCCACAACTTGTACCACTTCCTTCCTTGTCAACTCCAGAGTACTCTGATCAGGAGCTCTCAGTAGGGAAGCAGATATCAGAAAAACGATCAAGTGCTACCCAGTCTTCTCAAGCCAATGATCAGATGCCTGTTATAGATGGTGAAGGTGGTGGAGCATTGGTTTACGTGGAAAGTCGTCCACTACATCGCTGTCCTACCTGCAGCAGGTGTTTCCAGTTCAAGCATCACTTGCAGAGTCACATGAACAGCCACAGTAACCTACGGCCTTATGTCTGCCCTGTGTGCAGGAAAGCTTATGCTCACTCGGGCAGTCTGAGCACTCATATGAAGCTGCACCATGCGGAAAGCAGACCCAGGAAGAGCCTTTGCTGTGAGTTCTGCGAGAAGTCGTTTGGCTATGTCGGTGTCTACTTCAGCCACTTGAGAGAGGTGCACAGAGTCATACTCACTGTGGAGCCATCCATCAGTCAACACGAGGAAAACATGCCTATAGAAAT ATCTCCAGAGGCTGATGAACAGGCCTCAGAACATGTTGACCCAGTAGAGCTACAGATTAAGTGTGGCCGCTGCCAGGCCATCACACCTACCTTTGCTGACATGAAGCTGCACTTGCTGTACGTGCACGGTGAAGAGGTCCAAGTGCGACTAAGAGAGGGGGCCTCGTGCAGAGGTCGCGAAGCAGAAGATGAGCTGGTCAAACATGCGGCACATTACTGGAGACAGCTTAATGAGAAACGCAATCTAGTGCACTGCGGCACTTGCGACGAAGAATTTATCTCCTTTTCCAAGTTTAAACGGCACCTCCACTCTCACCATCAAGGAGCCAGAGAGAGTCGAGAAGTGGAAGAGGAAGGGTTTGTAGGAAAGGACGACCATGTATTAAAGGGTTTGAGTAAAGCTTTAATGTTGAGGGTGGGGTCCCACTTTAACTGCATCCTTTGCAGTAAGGTGTTCAACAAGAAACAGGAAGTTATGGAGCATTGGGGAGCACAGCACAATTGTGAAAACCCCACCCTTCTATGGGATGTCCTGGACTTTAAGGGGAAGAACATGCCTAATGATGGGCCAAATTAA